In the Emys orbicularis isolate rEmyOrb1 chromosome 3, rEmyOrb1.hap1, whole genome shotgun sequence genome, one interval contains:
- the PPM1G gene encoding protein phosphatase 1G — translation MGAYLSQPNTVKSSGDGAGAGPRPLHFGYSAMQGWRVSMEDAHNCIPELDSETAMFSVYDGHGGEEVALYCAKYLPEIIKDQKAYKEGKLQKALEDAFLAIDAKLTTEEVIKELAQIAGRPQDDDEEKEKVADEDDVDNEEAALLHEEATMTIEELLTRYGQNCIKNLRNKPLPPAGEMGQEHGGEASVNGETSPGELAEHRERKNGKPDDEATGISSTSDGADAGGNSCAAKQAEVGRGEETVTSSTGEAGPSCSSTGKPQGMAKSKFFEDSEDESDEAEEEEDSEECSEDEDGYSSEEAENEEDEDDTEEAEEDEDEEEEMMLPGMEGKEEPGSDSGTTAVVALIRGKQLIVANAGDSRCVVSEGGKAVDMSYDHKPEDELELARIKNAGGKVTMDGRVNGGLNLSRAIGDHFYKRNKNLPPEEQMISALPDIKVLTINEEHDFMVIACDGIWNVMSSQEVVDFIQAKISQKDENGDLRPLSSIVEELLDQCLAPDTSGDGTGCDNMTCIIICFNPRSTQAHTDSGKRKLAAAEAQAAGEENGSDSSKKAKRD, via the exons GATGCGCACAACTGTATTCCTGAGCTGGACAGTGAGACGGCCATGTTCTCCGTCTACGATGGACACGGAG GGGAAGAGGTTGCCCTATATTGTGCCAAGTATCTCCCGGAGATAATCAAGGACCAGAAGGCGTACAAGGAAGGCAAACTACAGAAG GCCCTGGAGGACGCCTTCCTGGCCATCGATGCCAAGCTGACCACAGAGGAAGTGATTAAGGAGCTCGCTCAGATCGCTGGGCGGCCCCAGGATGACGAcgaggagaaagagaaagtggCTGATGAAGATGATG TGGACAATGAGGAAGCGGCTCTTCTGCACGAAGAAGCCACAATGACCATAGAGGAGCTGCTGACCCGCTATGGACAGAACTGCATCAAGAACCTCAGAAACAAGCCACTCCCTCCGGCCGGGGAGATGGGCCAGGAGCATGGTGGGGAGGCGAGCGTGAATGGAGAGACCAGCCCGGGGGAGCTGGCCGAGCACAGGGAGAGGAAGAATGGGAAGCCAGACGACGAGGCCACGGGCATTTCCTCCACCTCGGACGGAGCCGACGCTGGGGGCAACAGCTGTGCTGCAAAGCAGGCCGAAGTGGGCAGGGGCGAAGAGACGGTCACCTCCTCCACAGGGGAGGCGGGGCCCTCCTGCTCCTCCACTGGAAAGCCCCAGGGCATGGCCAAGTCCAAATTTTTTGAAGACAGTGAGGACGAGTCAGATGAGgccgaagaggaggaggacagtgag GAGTGCAGTGAGGATGAGGATGGCTACAGCAGTGAGGAGGCAGAGAATGAAGAGGATGAAGATGACACAGAAGAGGCTGAGGAGGATGAGGACGAAGAGGAAGAGATGATGTTACCAGGCatggaggggaaagaggag CCTGGCTCTGACAGCGGGACGACTGCCGTGGTAGCCCTTATCCGGGGGAAACAGCTGATTGTAGCCAATGCTGGAGACTCTCGCTGCGTGGTGTCGGAGGGCGGCAAAGCTGTGGACATGTCCTATGACCACAAGCCGGAGGATGAGCTGGAGTTGGCGAGGATAAAGAACGCCGGCGGCAAGGTCACCATGGATGGGAGAGTGAACGGGGGTCTCAACCTCTCCAGGGCAATTG GCGACCACTTCTACAAACGGAACAAGAACCTGCCCCCAGAAGAGCAGATGATCTCAGCCTTACCCGACATCAAGGTGCTGACGATAAACGAGGAACACGACTTCATGGTTATCGCATGCGACGGAATCTG GAATGTGATGAGCAGCCAGGAAGTGGTGGACTTCATCCAGGCCAAGATCAGCCAGAAGGATGAGAACGGAGACCTGAGGCCTCTCTCCTCCATAGTAGAAGAG CTCCTGGATCAGTGCTTGGCTCCCGACACCTCAGGGGACGGCACCGGCTGCGATAACATGACCTGCATCATTATCTGCTTCAACCCACGCTCCACGCAAGCCCACACCGACAGTGGCAAACGGAAACTGGCAGCGGCAGAGGCCCAGGCAGCGGGGGAGGAGAACGGCAGCGACAGCAGCAAGAAGGCCAAGCGGGACTAG